The genomic segment CACATATGCTTGGCGCTGCTGATCAACGCCCAACATCACCAGATAATCAACATATTGATGCAGTAATTGCCTACGGTTTACAAACGAATTCGATTGGCTATTTAATGGATGCAAACAATGCAACGATTTGGCGTGGTCCTATGGCAAGCAGTGCGTTAAACCAGCTTTTAAATGAAACATTGTGGAATGAATTAGATTATCTTGTAATTGATATGCCTCCTGGTACGGGTGATATTCAATTAACGCTTTCACAACAAATTCCTGTCACTGGCGCTATTGTTGTCACTACGCCCCAAGATATTGCCTTATTAGATGCAGTCAAAGGAATTTCTATGTTCGAGCGCGTTTCTGTACCCGTTTTAGGCATTGTAGAAAATATGTCTATGCATATTTGTTCAAACTGTGGCCAGCATGAACCTATTTTTGGTACAGGTGGGGCAGAAAAAATTGCGGGGCAATATGGCGTTAAAGTATTAGGTCAATTGCCGTTACATATTTGCTTACGTGAAGATTTAGATAAAGGCACACCAACAATGATCTCTAACTCTAATGAAGAAATTCGCCAAGCCTATTTGCAACTAGCCGAAAAAGTGGCAAGCGAGCTTTATTGGCAAGGATCCGTTATCCCAAGTGAAATTATGTTCCGAGAAGTCAAATAAATCCTCATACTTTATGACGCTAGTATAAACAAAAAATCCGATGAATTATCATCGGGTTTTTCTTATTTATAAATTAACCATTATTCAGCTTGTGCCTTTGTTGGCTCGCTAAATACATGACTAACTGCACTATGATGACCTGC from the [Actinobacillus] rossii genome contains:
- the minD gene encoding putative ATPase, coding for MPIQFSVNINAEQQAQLEQIFKNFQHPSLQKDLITLSAVKKIEKGGDVLRIELQMPFAWNTAFEQAKAELSSALLSAANAKEIKWSLHYQIATLKRANNHPAVKGVKNIIAVTSGKGGVGKSTTSVNLALALQAQGVKVGLLDADIYGPSIPHMLGAADQRPTSPDNQHIDAVIAYGLQTNSIGYLMDANNATIWRGPMASSALNQLLNETLWNELDYLVIDMPPGTGDIQLTLSQQIPVTGAIVVTTPQDIALLDAVKGISMFERVSVPVLGIVENMSMHICSNCGQHEPIFGTGGAEKIAGQYGVKVLGQLPLHICLREDLDKGTPTMISNSNEEIRQAYLQLAEKVASELYWQGSVIPSEIMFREVK